In one Rugosibacter aromaticivorans genomic region, the following are encoded:
- a CDS encoding homoserine dehydrogenase, whose product MQPMNVGLLGIGTVGGGTFTVLTRNEAEITRRAGRPIRITQVADKNTALAKQVTGGKVAVTDDAFAVAANPSIDIVVELIGGCGVAKELVMQAIANGKHVVTANKALLAVHGNEIFAAAQTRGVIVAFEAAVAGGIPIIKAVREGLTANRIEWIAGIINGTTNFILSEMRDKGISFAEALQDAKRLGYAEADPTFDVEGIDAAHKITILSALAFGIPMQFDRAHIEGISQLEADDIRYAEQLGYRIKLLGMTRRRPNGVELRVHPTLIPAKRLIANVEGVMNAVLVQGDAVGATLYYGRGAGAEPTASAVIADLVDVTRMHTADPEHRVPHLAFQPSAVQDTLVLPLSEVETSYYLRLRVEDKPGVLADITRILADQTISIDAMIQREPNEGESHTDIIILTHVTVEKNIDAAIVKIEALPVVKKKVIRLRMEALG is encoded by the coding sequence ATGCAGCCGATGAACGTTGGCCTGCTCGGCATTGGCACCGTCGGTGGCGGCACGTTTACCGTGCTGACCCGCAACGAAGCAGAAATTACCCGCCGCGCCGGGCGGCCGATCCGTATCACGCAAGTGGCGGATAAAAATACGGCGCTGGCCAAACAGGTTACCGGCGGTAAAGTTGCTGTCACCGATGACGCCTTTGCGGTGGCCGCCAATCCGTCGATTGACATCGTTGTCGAACTGATTGGCGGCTGTGGCGTGGCGAAAGAACTGGTGATGCAAGCGATTGCCAATGGCAAGCACGTGGTCACCGCGAACAAGGCGCTGCTGGCCGTGCATGGCAATGAAATATTCGCTGCAGCGCAAACCCGTGGCGTGATTGTTGCCTTTGAAGCGGCGGTTGCAGGCGGGATACCCATCATCAAAGCCGTGCGCGAGGGGTTAACGGCCAATCGTATCGAGTGGATCGCCGGCATCATCAATGGCACCACGAACTTCATTCTCTCCGAAATGCGTGACAAGGGCATCTCCTTTGCTGAAGCGTTGCAGGATGCAAAGCGCCTGGGTTATGCCGAAGCCGACCCCACGTTTGATGTCGAAGGCATCGATGCGGCCCACAAGATCACCATACTCTCTGCACTTGCGTTTGGCATTCCCATGCAGTTTGACCGCGCGCATATCGAGGGCATTAGCCAGCTGGAAGCAGACGATATCCGCTATGCCGAGCAGCTAGGCTACCGTATCAAACTGCTCGGCATGACCCGTCGTCGTCCCAATGGTGTTGAGCTGCGCGTGCATCCGACGCTGATCCCCGCCAAACGACTCATTGCCAATGTCGAGGGCGTCATGAATGCCGTGCTGGTCCAGGGCGATGCTGTAGGCGCCACCTTGTACTACGGGCGTGGCGCAGGCGCCGAGCCAACGGCTTCGGCCGTGATCGCCGATCTTGTCGACGTCACCCGCATGCATACCGCTGACCCCGAACACCGCGTGCCGCATCTCGCATTTCAACCCAGTGCAGTCCAGGATACCCTGGTGCTACCGCTATCTGAAGTAGAAACTAGCTACTACCTGCGCCTGCGCGTGGAAGACAAACCCGGCGTGCTGGCTGACATCACGCGAATTCTGGCTGACCAAACCATCTCCATTGACGCCATGATCCAACGCGAACCCAATGAAGGCGAATCCCACACAGATATCATCATCCTGACGCACGTGACGGTCGAGAAAAACATCGATGCCGCTATCGTGAAAATCGAAGCGTTGCCCGTGGTAAAGAAAAAGGTGATACGTCTGCGTATGGAAGCCCTGGGCTGA